TCGTCAGCGAGAAAGCCCATGCGCTCCACGTGCTCCGGGACATGCTGCCGCCCGCTCTGCGGGCGCTCACGGTGTCGATCGCCGACGTGTCCCAGGACAGTTCCGAGGGCATCGTCGATGCGGTGACCGAGCTCGCCGAACGCAAGGCGTCGTTCACGCCCGGGGTCGCCGACGCGGAGATCGCCGACCTGGCCGCGCGCCGCGATCACGCTCTGCGACAACGGGATCAGCTGCTCCGCGAACTCTGGGACCTGCGTGCGGAAGAGACCGAGGCCCACGAATGGGTCGCGGGGGACTATCGGGGATCCCCGGCGGAGATCGTCCGCCGGGTGCGGGCAGACGCCGCCGCGTTCGACTGGCTGCCCGGGCCGGTCCACGGCGCGGTGCCCCCGCTGGACTCGGCCGAGTTCGTCCGGCTGGCGGACCTGCTCGCGAGCACCGGTGGCTCCGGATCGCGTCTCGCGCAACGGTTCGTCGACCTCGACCACCACCTGCCCGAGCCGGCGGAGATGGACTCCATCTGCACCCGGATCGCCGCGCGGCCCCGCGAGCCGATGGCCGGCGCCGGGACGCTGCTGTCCGTGCTCGACGGGGTCGACAGTGACCGGTTGGTCCGGATCAAGGACATCTGCGACGAACTCGCCGTCGCCTCCGGCGAGGTGGCGTCGTACCCGGAGCCGATCGTCGACATGGCGGACCGGCTGCTCGCCGGACGCGCCGCGCACCTCTGGTCGCGGGTGACGACGCTGTCACCGGTCATCGCCGAGGCCGCTCGTCGGGACCGTGACCTGGGCGCGCACGCGGTCGTCGTCGACGGGGCGCGGCCCGGCGACGCCGCGTTGTTCGACGCCGCCGCCGACCTCCTGCGAGACGGCGGTCAGTGGCGGGGACGGTTGCGACGTTCGCCCGAGCAGCGCGCGGTCGAGGAGTCGCCGGTGCGGGCCACCGTGGACGGACGGACTCCTCGCGACGAGGCCTCGTTGCGCCGGGTCGCCGATCACCTCACCGTCATCGACGCGGTACATCAGGTGCATCGCATCCTGGCGGACCTGCACGTCCCGGTGGACGCGTCGGGGTCGCGGTCGGCGCAGCTCGACCACCTCGTCCGCCTCGACAACCAACTGGCGTGGATCTCGAGGCTGCTCACCGGCCGGGAGCATCTCGTCCGTGAACTCGAGGCGATCAGCCCCGGCGGCCCGAGACCACGCACCGTCGCCGAGGCAGCCGAGGTGGCCCATCAGGCGCGATCGGTGGCGGCCGCCAACGACGCGGTCCGCGCCGAACAGGAACTCGCCGACCGCGTGTACGGCCTGACGACCGAACTCGAACAGGGGCCGTCGCCGGAGGGTGACGCGCTGCTCTCGGCACTCGCCACGGCCGACCCGGTCGCGATCCGAGACGCGCGGCGCGCGTTCGCGGCCGCCGCAGCCGAGGCCGACGAGCAGAATGCCCTGGAGCTTCTCGGGCTCCGATTGCGCAGCCGGGCACCCGAACTCGCGAAGACGATGTGGGCGAGCGCGCAGGACCCGATCTGGACCGAACGCGCCCGGGACATGGGCGCGGCGTGGGCGTGGCGGTTCGCCCACACCTGGGCGGAGGAACGCAGCGATCCGTTCGCCGAGGACCGGCTGCAGTCCGACCTCGACGCCGTCGAGGTCGACATCGCGGCCCTCACCACCCGGCTCGCCTCTGCGCGCGCCGTCCGCGAGGTGCTGGCGCGCACCACGGCCGGCGAGTTGCAGGCCGTCCAGTCCTACCGCGACCACATGATCAACCTGGGCAAGGGATCGGGCAAGCACGCCAATCGTTTCCGACGCGCGGCGCGCGAGGCCATGGCCGAGGCGCGCAACGCCGTGCCCGCCTGGATCATGTCGATCAGCCAGGTGGCCGAGACCCTCCCACCGCGCCGCAACTCCTTCGACGTCGTCATAGTCGACGAGGCGTCCCAGGCCGACATCACCAGTGCGTTCCTTCTCTGGCTGGCCCCGCGCGTGATCGTCGTCGGTGACGACAAGCAGTGCGCGCCCGTCGGTCTCAGCGGCACCAGCCTCGATTCCGCGTTCGCCGAACTCGATGCCACGCTGCCCGACCTCCCGACATACCTACGCGACGGGTTGACGCCGCGGTCCAGCCTGTTCTCGTTGTTGCGCAGCCGTTTCGGCAACGTCGTGGGACTGCGGGAACACTTCCGGTCCATGCCCGAGATCATCGAGTTCTCGTCGCGCCAGTTCTACGGGTCCGCGCCGCTGATCCCGGTGCGCCAGTACGGTTCCGACCGGCTCGAACCATTGCGGACGGTCGCGGTCGACGGAACGGCCACCGGGACCGGCAACGGCATCAGCAACGAGGCCGAGGCGGCCGCCATCGTCGACGCCCTCCGGGGGTGTCTGGCCGATCCGGCATACGACGATCTGGACTTCGGTGTGATCGCGTTGCAGGGCGTCAAGCAGGTGGAGACGATCGAGAAGGCGCTGCGCGCCGCGATCGACACCGAGACCTGGCGCTCGCGTCGTATCCGCGTCGGCTCACCCCGGACTTCCAGGGAGACGAGCGGCGCGTGGTCTTCCTGTCGATGGTCGTCTCGGACGCCGGTGCGATCTCCGCGCTGACCCGCGCGGAGTCCCAACGCCGGGTCAACGTGGCGGCCACCCGGGCCATGGACCAGTTGTGGCTGTTCCATTCGATCGGACTCGACGAGTTGCGCCCCAACGACCTTCGTGCCTCGCTGCTGTCCTATGTGTCCGCCAACGAGGGTCCGTCGATCGGGGCCATGCCGTCCGACGTGCCCGACGATCGACGCGTGAGCCCGTTCGACAACCTCCTCGAACAGCGCGTGTTCAACCGTCTCGCGGCGCTCGGCTATCACGTGACCCCGAAGGTCACGGTCAACAACCGGATCGTCGACCTGGTCGTGTTGGGGGCCGATGCGCGCATGGCCGTCGAGTGTGATGCCGACGAGTTCGCCGGGACCGGGCAGCAGGCTCGGTCGGATCTGGAGCGCGAGCGTGAATTGCGCCGTTGCGGTTGGGAATTCGTCCGCGTGCGCGAGTCGGAGTTCGAACTCGATCCCGACCGCGTGCTCGATCATGTCGCCGCCGTGCTCGACGAGCGCGGGTGCAAGCCGGGGTCGCTCGTCGCGGTTCAGACGACGGACGACGTCGGGAGATGGCAGCCGATCGACCTCACCGCGGGGGAGTGACGCCGCACCTCGTCAGCCGAGTGACGCGAGCAACGCCGGCAGACCGACGGCGGCGGGCATCCGCAGACTGTGGGTCACGATGTCGGACAGCGCGGACGGCGACGGGTTGAACTCGATGACCGGGATGCCCGCACGCGCGTTCGGGTAGCGCGGCTGCCGGGTAGACGATCCCGCTGGTGCCCACGACGAGCACCACCTCGGCCGCACGGAACGCCTGATCCGCTCGCTGCCAATCCGATTCGGGCAGTGCTTCGCCGAACCACACGATGCCGGGCCGCACCCTCCCGCCGCAGCGCGGACACGTGGGCGGGTCGACGCGCGGGTCGTCCGGCGCGGTACCGTTGTCGCCGGGATCGGGGAATGCGCCCGGGCCGTCGTACGGGGTCCCACAGACCGAACACCGGGGCGAACAGGCTGCCGTGCAGGTGGCTGACGACGTCGCTGCCGGCCCTCTCGTGGAGATCGTCGACATTCTGCGTCACGATCATGACGGTGCGGCTCGTGGCGAGTTCGGCGAGCGCGCGGTGGCCCGCATTGGGCTGCGCGGCAAGCACTTCGCGGGCGCGCCAGCGGTACCACCCCCAGACCAGTGCGGGGTCGCGCGCCCACGCTTCCGGGGTGGCGAGTTCGGCGGGATCGAACTTCTCCCACATACCGGTCTGGGCGTCCCGGAAGGTGGCGATGCCGCTCTCGGCCGACATACCCGCGCCGCTGAACACCGTGATCCACTCCGCGCGGCGCACGAGGTCGGCCACCGCGTCCGGAATCCGGGTCTCGGCCCCGGTGTCCGGGTCGGGCTCGCCGAAGGTCATCCGACGGACTCGATCCCGGCGCGCACCGCAGCGGCGGTCTCGTCGGGGTCGGGGTCGCGGCGGACGAGGAAGCCCTTGGCGAAACTCAGCTTGTCCCCGTCGTGTCTGGGGACGACGTGCAGGTGGGTGTGGAAGACGGTCTGGAAGGCCGCGCGGCCGTCGTTCAGTGCCAGGTTGACCCCGTCGGCGGACACCGGTCCGGTCTTCATCGCGGTGGCGACTCGTTGGCCGGCGCGGAAGAGAGCGGCGCCGAGGGTGGGGTCGAGGTCGTCGAGCCCGGAGGAGTGGACCCGGGGCACGAGGAGGGTGTGCCCGCGGGTCACGGGCCGGATGTCGAGGAACCCGAGGACGTCGTCGTCGGAGTAGACGATGCGACCCGGGGAGGTGCCCGCGATGATGGCGCAGAAGATGCAACTGCTCATGCGGCCGACTCTAGTGGGGTGTCTCGATGGCACTCGGCCTGCGGCACGGCTGGACCGCGACGCGCAATGGTGCCCCACATCACATAACGGTTTGATAACGGTTGACCGAGCGAGAGTTCGGGCGCACGCGTACCCCTGGGTATGTTGCCTGGCCTGGCGGTTTTCCGACGCTTCCCATGGTGGTTGACACGGTGCCGAAAGTTACCCACGCGGTTACTGGTCGGTATACCGACAGGTCACCGACAAACATGAGGGTTCCCTCACTTTCGTGTGTCATCATAGGTGGCACGTTCACGCCGACGCCGGCTCCGGACAAAACCGGTGCGCGCCAATGTTGTTGTGCGGCAGGCGTGTTCCTTTGTTGTACCAGCTAGTTCGACCCGGCGGTGTCGCCACCGCGGCCGGTCGTGCGCGACGGCGGCGAGACCGATCACGTCAGCGCACGGAAAGGCCGCTGCCGACAGCGTTTCTCGCGCCGCCGCGAGTCGCAGACCAACCGCACAACACCACAGACATCTACTGCACCGCACCTACGCACTCCGCAAATCCACACTCTGAGACCGACCACCACAGAGGAGTATCCGTGACCGTCGACCAGTTCCGCTCCGGCTCGCAGGGCGCCGCCAACGCAGAACGGCCCACCACCACGCTCATCGAGCGGCTCACGCAGGGCGAGCCCTACGCGATCAGCTTCGGCGGGCAGGGCGGCGCATGGCTGCCCACGCTGACCGAGCTGGTCGTCGACGCCGACCTGGAACACCGGGTCGCCACCATCGTCGATTCCGCCGAACGGCTCGTCGAGCCGGTTGCCGACGAACTCGTCGTGGCACGGGTGTGCGGGTTCCACCCGCTCACCTGGGTGCACGCGCACGACGCAGGTGAAGACGTGCCCGCCGAGGCCACTCTCGCCGATTTCACCCTCTCGGGTCCGGGTGTGCTGCTCACCCAGCTCGCCGCCGTGGAGGCACTCCGCAAGCAGGGCCTGGACACCGCCGTGCTCCCGCCGAAGGCCGTGGTCGGGCATTCCCAGGGCTCGCTGGCCACCGATGCGGTGGGCGCCGACGGCCGGATCGCCGAGTCCGGTCAGGGCCTGCTGCTGGCCGTCGCGCACCTCATCGGCGCCGCCGGTTCGTTGACCGCGCGTCGCCGCGGGCTGGGCGTCACCACCGCCGGCACGCCGATGCTCGCACTGACCAACGTCAGCCCGGCTCGCGTCGACGAGATCCTGGCGCAGTACCGCGCCGGCCTGTCCGACAACGATCTGACGACCGCCCCGGTGGTCGCCATCAAGAACAGCCGCACCGCGGTAGTGCTGTCCGGTGCGCCGCGGCACCTCGCCGCGTTCGCCGCCCTCTGTGAGCGGGTCGCCGCGACCGAGGCCGACGAGCGCAAGCGCAAGCTCACCGGCGGGGCGCCGTTCGCGCCGAAGTTCGACCACCTGCAGGTGTCGGTGGCCTTCCACCACCCGGCGATGGCCGAGGCTGTCGAGCTGGTCGGCCAGTGGGCTGACCGCTGCGGCATCGACCGTGACCTCGCCACCCGCCACGCCCACGACATCCTCGTCGGGCACGTCGACTGGGTCGCCTCGGTCGACTCGATCGTCGCCGGCGGCGCCAAGTGGGTCCTGGACTTCGGTCCCGGGGACATCGCGACCCGTCTCACCGCATCACTGGTCCGCGGGCAGGGCGTCGGCCTGGTGCCCGCCGCCCTGCGCGTCGGACAGCGCAACCTGTTCAGCCCCGGCGGCGTGCCCGAGGTCGCGACCCCGTGGTCGCAGTTCGCGCCCACCCTTGTCGAGCTGCCCGACGGCCGTACCGTCGTCGAGACCTCCTTCACCCGCCTCACGGGACGTTCGCCGATGCTGCTCGC
The genomic region above belongs to Gordonia hongkongensis and contains:
- a CDS encoding HIT family protein yields the protein MSSCIFCAIIAGTSPGRIVYSDDDVLGFLDIRPVTRGHTLLVPRVHSSGLDDLDPTLGAALFRAGQRVATAMKTGPVSADGVNLALNDGRAAFQTVFHTHLHVVPRHDGDKLSFAKGFLVRRDPDPDETAAAVRAGIESVG